A single region of the Latilactobacillus curvatus JCM 1096 = DSM 20019 genome encodes:
- the galE gene encoding UDP-glucose 4-epimerase GalE gives MTVLVLGGAGYIGSHTVDQLIQRGTDVAVVDSLVTGHQAAINSQARFYQGDIRDKDFMRSVFQQEKVSGVIHFAAFSIVPESMQAPLKYFDNNTYGMTALLEVMNEFDVKHIVFSSTAATYGEPKSIPIKESDPQVPTNPYGESKLMMETMMKWADRAYGIKFVALRYFNVAGAKPDGSIGEDHHPETHLLPIVLQVAAGKREQLSIFGDDYDTPDGTNVRDYVHALDLADAHILALGYLEEGHDSNAFNLGSSTGFSNMEIVEAARKVTGKAIPVTMAPRRAGDPSTLIAASDKAREVLGWTPQYDNMEAIIETAWNWHLNHPNGYTDRG, from the coding sequence ATGACAGTTTTAGTATTAGGTGGCGCCGGCTACATCGGCTCGCACACCGTTGATCAATTAATTCAACGCGGCACGGATGTGGCCGTTGTCGACAGTCTCGTCACCGGCCATCAAGCCGCCATTAATTCACAAGCGCGCTTTTATCAAGGCGATATTCGCGACAAAGATTTCATGCGCAGCGTCTTCCAACAAGAAAAAGTCAGCGGTGTGATTCATTTCGCCGCTTTCTCAATCGTGCCCGAATCGATGCAAGCACCACTTAAATATTTCGACAATAACACATACGGCATGACTGCCTTACTCGAAGTGATGAATGAATTCGACGTCAAACACATCGTCTTTTCATCAACAGCGGCCACTTATGGGGAACCGAAATCAATTCCAATTAAGGAATCCGACCCACAAGTCCCAACTAACCCGTATGGTGAAAGTAAATTAATGATGGAAACGATGATGAAATGGGCTGACAGAGCTTACGGTATTAAATTCGTTGCATTACGGTACTTCAATGTCGCTGGTGCCAAACCAGATGGTTCAATCGGCGAAGATCATCACCCAGAAACCCACTTGTTACCAATCGTGTTACAAGTGGCTGCTGGCAAACGTGAACAACTCTCCATCTTTGGTGATGATTATGATACACCAGATGGCACTAACGTCCGCGACTATGTCCACGCGTTAGACTTAGCCGACGCCCATATTTTGGCCCTCGGTTACCTCGAAGAAGGCCATGATAGTAACGCCTTTAACTTAGGCTCATCAACTGGTTTTTCAAATATGGAAATTGTCGAAGCCGCTCGCAAAGTGACTGGCAAGGCAATTCCTGTGACAATGGCACCGCGTCGTGCTGGTGATCCAAGTACTTTGATTGCCGCAAGTGACAAAGCACGCGAAGTCTTAGGTTGGACGCCACAGTATGACAATATGGAAGCAATTATTGAAACTGCCTGGAATTGGCATTTAAATCATCCCAACGGTTATACAGACCGCGGTTAA
- a CDS encoding DUF1304 domain-containing protein yields MQVLILVLTYLIAVEHIGIMGLEMFASAETKAKAFDMPLDFVKLPNARVALANQGIYNGMLGAVIIMVNLLLAGQTLKIVLALLMLYIFIVALYGTFTATKKIFFLQGLPALITLLLILFF; encoded by the coding sequence ATGCAAGTATTGATTCTTGTTTTAACTTATCTAATCGCCGTTGAACACATCGGTATCATGGGGCTGGAAATGTTTGCCAGTGCTGAAACAAAGGCGAAAGCTTTTGACATGCCGCTAGACTTTGTCAAACTACCAAATGCCCGCGTGGCACTGGCCAACCAAGGCATTTATAACGGAATGTTGGGCGCCGTAATTATCATGGTCAACCTGTTATTAGCCGGCCAAACGCTCAAGATTGTCCTCGCCCTATTAATGCTCTACATCTTCATCGTTGCCCTTTACGGGACATTTACCGCCACCAAGAAAATTTTCTTCTTACAAGGCTTACCCGCTTTAATCACATTATTGTTAATCTTATTCTTCTAA
- a CDS encoding heavy metal-binding domain-containing protein: MTNPILITTTETIPGKKYEVLGEVFGLTTQSKNVFKNIGASLKNVVGGEIKAYTEMMTESRDVAIDRLRQNALEMGADAVVMMRFDSGSIGTDMQSVAAYGTAVKYID, translated from the coding sequence ATGACAAATCCAATTCTCATCACCACCACCGAAACTATTCCTGGTAAAAAATATGAAGTGCTCGGTGAAGTTTTCGGTTTAACCACTCAATCCAAGAACGTCTTCAAAAACATCGGCGCTTCATTGAAAAATGTCGTCGGTGGCGAAATCAAAGCCTATACTGAAATGATGACTGAATCACGCGATGTAGCCATCGACCGGCTTCGCCAAAATGCACTTGAAATGGGCGCAGATGCGGTTGTCATGATGCGCTTTGATTCCGGTTCAATCGGAACAGATATGCAATCAGTTGCCGCTTATGGCACGGCTGTTAAATATATCGACTAA
- a CDS encoding WxL domain-containing protein, producing the protein MNKVNEAIDVEGEKYKPDSYYTGKLNKDPNTPGIPAKYKIAAGNVSKEKTVYVGGLAAYKKAADLGGTWSVDGLSDLAKASGATSNWHYEWQFTDGEDKTITPATNSGVSNLKGDITNLANLNTEQPLTFSKDSTFMKDAAAATTAGKSYRAQLTLTTNVTEESSGSSKKVTIVSNEAELQAQPAVGKLSLDQVPSFRFGNVLSKDIYVGTTAQDKQYQVSDGLKITDTRATPGWKLTAKMSKMASTTGKQLSSTAINMTGLPTNVGLSDNGTEIPIMTDKMSKTWQVAGKLALSANPSIQLAAGDTFSSNITWTLNSAQPAAPAA; encoded by the coding sequence GTGAATAAAGTTAACGAAGCGATTGATGTGGAGGGTGAAAAGTATAAGCCAGATTCGTATTATACTGGAAAATTGAATAAAGATCCGAATACACCAGGGATTCCAGCTAAATATAAAATTGCTGCAGGGAATGTCTCTAAAGAGAAAACGGTTTATGTTGGTGGGTTAGCAGCCTACAAGAAAGCGGCGGATCTCGGTGGGACTTGGTCAGTTGATGGTTTGTCAGACCTAGCTAAGGCATCTGGTGCAACGAGTAATTGGCATTATGAATGGCAATTTACAGATGGTGAGGATAAGACAATAACCCCCGCTACTAATAGTGGTGTTTCTAATCTTAAGGGTGACATTACAAATTTAGCGAACTTAAATACGGAACAACCACTAACCTTTAGTAAAGATAGTACTTTCATGAAAGATGCTGCAGCTGCAACTACGGCTGGAAAGAGTTATCGAGCACAGCTAACATTAACGACTAACGTAACGGAAGAATCAAGTGGAAGTTCAAAAAAAGTTACGATTGTTTCTAACGAAGCTGAATTACAAGCGCAACCAGCAGTTGGTAAGTTGTCATTGGATCAAGTGCCTAGCTTTAGATTTGGGAACGTCTTGTCAAAAGATATTTATGTTGGTACAACTGCTCAGGACAAGCAATATCAGGTCAGTGATGGGTTGAAAATCACGGATACCAGAGCAACGCCAGGTTGGAAATTGACAGCAAAGATGAGTAAAATGGCATCAACCACAGGCAAACAATTAAGCAGCACAGCCATTAATATGACTGGCTTGCCAACGAACGTAGGATTATCTGATAATGGTACTGAAATACCGATTATGACGGATAAGATGTCGAAAACATGGCAAGTTGCTGGGAAATTAGCATTAAGTGCCAATCCAAGTATTCAACTTGCGGCTGGTGATACATTCTCGAGCAACATTACGTGGACTTTAAATAGCGCACAACCCGCAGCACCAGCGGCTTAA
- a CDS encoding WxL domain-containing protein: MKTKLFSALATMVAPTAMTVGSVSADAVAPQTSKADFSVVAKDPTNPTDPENVTLVLKSVPSFSFGTIEASAIYAGFTGKVAKTAGALEIADIRLGKSDWSLTADMAQFTDDANKLTGAILNLDSTGSLGETLTGAVKDDSPAVEVVKGNGKHGVDNFKMEAATLTLAANPAADLAKDESFTTTINWNLSSTTPTAPTAPTA; encoded by the coding sequence ATGAAGACAAAATTATTTTCAGCATTAGCAACAATGGTAGCACCAACAGCAATGACAGTGGGGTCAGTATCAGCTGACGCAGTTGCTCCGCAAACATCAAAAGCCGACTTTAGTGTTGTTGCTAAGGATCCAACAAACCCAACAGATCCTGAAAATGTGACATTAGTATTAAAATCAGTACCAAGTTTCAGCTTTGGGACAATTGAAGCTAGTGCGATTTATGCTGGCTTTACTGGTAAAGTTGCTAAAACAGCTGGCGCTTTAGAAATTGCTGATATACGTTTAGGCAAATCTGACTGGTCGTTGACAGCTGACATGGCTCAATTCACAGATGATGCTAATAAACTAACAGGCGCAATATTGAATTTAGATTCTACTGGTTCACTTGGTGAAACTTTAACAGGTGCTGTTAAGGACGATTCTCCTGCCGTTGAAGTGGTTAAAGGTAACGGGAAACATGGTGTCGATAATTTCAAGATGGAAGCAGCTACGTTAACATTAGCAGCAAATCCAGCAGCCGATTTAGCTAAAGATGAGAGTTTCACAACAACAATTAATTGGAATCTTTCATCAACAACACCAACTGCACCAACTGCACCAACTGCTTAA
- a CDS encoding DinB family protein, producing MHATQLLSATVERAQERLLDTLEQMTVAEANTMPQPLIKSVTWLVWHTAREMDYQIADLKGIQPLWIRAGWSQKFALDLPDETQDWSHSPEEAAKVIIIDKALLIGYLADALQLTLDYLAEVTDESLLEIIDENWTPAVTREARLVSIVDDAVMHSGQAVYTRRMVMGK from the coding sequence ATGCATGCAACGCAACTATTAAGTGCAACGGTCGAACGCGCTCAAGAACGATTACTCGATACATTGGAACAAATGACAGTGGCTGAGGCCAATACAATGCCGCAGCCACTAATTAAATCGGTGACCTGGTTAGTATGGCATACTGCCCGTGAAATGGATTATCAGATTGCGGATTTGAAAGGGATACAACCATTGTGGATACGTGCAGGTTGGTCACAAAAATTTGCATTAGATCTACCCGATGAAACGCAAGATTGGTCGCATTCACCAGAAGAAGCAGCCAAAGTGATTATCATCGATAAAGCATTATTAATTGGTTACTTAGCAGACGCATTGCAATTGACGCTTGATTACCTGGCTGAAGTTACTGACGAGTCTTTATTAGAGATAATTGATGAAAATTGGACACCGGCAGTTACCCGTGAAGCACGCTTAGTCTCAATCGTGGATGATGCGGTCATGCATTCCGGGCAAGCTGTTTACACTAGAAGAATGGTAATGGGGAAATAA
- a CDS encoding tyrosine-protein phosphatase gives MRMSQTIIPYVATTTLLLLAAGCTPQKNTKQSTAHQSTLVPKQNMSRHIQLAGAINTRDLGGIVTKTGAKIKANRLIRSGELAGLTTKDKQKLTVGKQLNNIVDLRTSSEVAAKPDPALSNVHYNHYDVTKSLGTSASQADFFKNLDKVDGEAFMIDINQKLVTDPAARTNYKQFFNVLLNNKSGATLWHCTAGKDRAGFGTMLVLSALGVDQKSIMDDYLASNKYRRAENEKTIEQIKVATHNNPKAVKTITAMMAVRKPYLQAAYDTMNKEYGGVNGYLKHGLGLTKADLNQLKTMYLTKS, from the coding sequence ATGCGCATGAGCCAAACAATCATCCCTTACGTGGCAACAACAACTTTATTACTTTTGGCAGCCGGCTGTACCCCACAAAAAAATACTAAACAATCGACAGCTCATCAATCCACCCTTGTCCCTAAACAAAACATGAGTCGCCACATTCAATTAGCCGGTGCGATTAATACTCGTGATCTAGGTGGAATTGTCACGAAAACAGGTGCCAAAATTAAAGCCAATCGGTTAATTCGTTCTGGTGAATTAGCTGGTTTAACAACGAAGGATAAACAGAAGTTAACCGTTGGAAAACAATTAAATAACATCGTTGATTTACGGACTAGTAGCGAAGTTGCGGCTAAACCCGATCCCGCTTTAAGCAACGTCCACTACAATCACTATGATGTCACCAAGTCTTTAGGGACTTCGGCAAGTCAAGCTGACTTTTTCAAGAATCTCGATAAGGTTGATGGTGAAGCTTTCATGATTGATATTAACCAAAAATTGGTTACTGATCCCGCAGCACGCACGAACTATAAACAGTTCTTTAATGTCTTATTGAATAATAAAAGTGGTGCGACACTTTGGCATTGTACAGCCGGTAAAGATCGTGCCGGATTCGGTACTATGTTAGTCCTCAGTGCCCTCGGGGTTGATCAAAAGAGCATCATGGACGACTACCTCGCCTCTAATAAATATCGCCGCGCCGAAAATGAAAAGACAATTGAACAAATTAAGGTGGCAACTCACAATAACCCCAAAGCCGTTAAAACGATCACTGCAATGATGGCCGTCCGTAAACCCTATCTACAGGCCGCATATGACACAATGAACAAAGAATATGGTGGCGTTAATGGTTATTTGAAACACGGGCTGGGTTTGACTAAGGCGGATCTCAACCAATTAAAAACGATGTATCTTACCAAGAGTTAA
- a CDS encoding DUF378 domain-containing protein has product MKTLDNIALTLLIVGGLNWLLVGLFKFDLVAMLFGGQAAIISRIVYVLVGLSALYCIKLFAPINSAQHE; this is encoded by the coding sequence ATGAAAACCTTAGACAATATCGCGCTTACTTTATTAATCGTTGGTGGTTTGAACTGGCTACTTGTCGGTCTATTCAAATTCGACCTAGTCGCTATGTTATTTGGCGGTCAAGCAGCTATTATTTCGCGCATCGTATATGTCCTTGTTGGACTTAGCGCATTATATTGCATTAAGCTATTTGCACCCATCAACAGCGCGCAGCATGAATAG